In Bacteriovorax stolpii, a single genomic region encodes these proteins:
- a CDS encoding O-methyltransferase: MQITDKKIEEYCISKSNIPGTDCLKIEDYTRANVHGAGMLIGKMEASFIGFLLRSIKAKRVLELGTFTGYSALTMAENMPEGSEIITVDVNQETVNLAKDFWGKSAHGHKIKSILGPGLEVIPTLTGKFDFVFIDADKRNYIDYLKLTVPMLSEHGMIVIDNVLWGGQVLPGSESTGSDLRDRNTEFIRAVNDYIAGNPDLYGTLMPIRDGMFLVQKKTH; the protein is encoded by the coding sequence ATGCAAATCACCGATAAAAAAATTGAGGAATACTGTATCTCTAAAAGTAACATTCCGGGAACGGACTGCCTGAAGATCGAAGACTATACAAGGGCAAACGTCCATGGGGCAGGGATGTTGATTGGAAAGATGGAAGCGTCTTTCATTGGTTTTCTTCTGCGTTCAATTAAAGCAAAACGAGTTCTGGAGCTAGGGACTTTCACTGGGTACTCGGCGCTGACGATGGCCGAAAATATGCCGGAAGGATCTGAAATTATCACTGTCGATGTTAACCAGGAAACAGTGAATCTTGCTAAGGACTTTTGGGGAAAATCAGCTCACGGACACAAGATTAAAAGTATTCTTGGACCTGGATTGGAAGTTATCCCGACGTTAACTGGAAAGTTTGATTTTGTTTTCATCGATGCAGACAAAAGAAACTATATTGATTACCTGAAATTGACTGTGCCTATGCTTTCAGAGCATGGAATGATTGTTATCGACAACGTTTTATGGGGCGGACAAGTTCTTCCGGGAAGTGAGTCGACAGGCAGTGACCTGCGCGACCGCAACACTGAGTTCATCCGCGCGGTGAATGACTATATCGCTGGGAATCCTGATCTTTATGGGACATTGATGCCGATTAGAGATGGGATGTTTCTGGTGCAAAAGAAAACTCATTAA
- a CDS encoding LysR family transcriptional regulator, which translates to MSLLHPNLIAFMAVVERKTVQDAAKKIGLTQTGVTQRIRALEKELLTTLFIRSRSGMKLTVEGESLHRYCQSAVELEGQLVFESTQQEIALTISGPSSLMRSRVIPNVSGLLKKYPFLRVQFDLMDQQSAVHKLKNGTSQIVLVRSPNVALEMDSRILRPERYILVGPMAWKKRSIKDILQNETIIDFDQNDTYTFDFLEKYRLQDQIQSSRHYVNNTDALASMIADGAGYSVLAQELASELINRKLLVDLQPGKFLDLTDICLAWYPRPEMPAYFKDILNVLK; encoded by the coding sequence ATGAGTTTACTTCATCCTAACTTAATCGCATTCATGGCCGTCGTTGAGCGAAAGACTGTTCAAGACGCCGCTAAAAAAATCGGGCTTACCCAAACTGGTGTGACCCAGAGAATCCGAGCCCTGGAAAAAGAGCTGCTGACCACACTTTTTATCCGTTCGCGCTCAGGAATGAAGCTTACGGTTGAGGGAGAGTCCTTACACCGCTACTGCCAGAGTGCTGTGGAGCTGGAAGGGCAATTAGTTTTTGAATCGACTCAGCAGGAGATTGCTCTGACTATCAGCGGGCCTTCGAGCTTGATGCGCTCCCGCGTGATCCCCAATGTTTCGGGCCTGTTGAAAAAATATCCTTTTCTACGTGTGCAATTTGACCTGATGGACCAGCAGTCTGCGGTCCATAAATTAAAAAATGGGACATCCCAAATTGTTTTGGTGCGCAGCCCGAACGTGGCCCTAGAAATGGATTCGCGGATTTTAAGACCTGAGCGCTATATTTTGGTGGGGCCCATGGCCTGGAAAAAGCGCTCGATTAAGGACATTCTTCAAAACGAAACCATTATTGATTTTGACCAAAATGATACGTATACCTTTGATTTCCTAGAGAAATATAGGCTTCAGGACCAGATTCAAAGTTCGCGTCACTACGTCAATAACACCGACGCCCTGGCCTCGATGATTGCCGATGGAGCAGGCTATAGTGTGTTGGCCCAAGAGTTGGCAAGTGAGCTGATTAATCGTAAACTCCTCGTCGATTTACAGCCTGGAAAATTCCTGGATTTAACTGATATTTGCCTTGCGTGGTATCCGCGTCCGGAAATGCCAGCGTACTTCAAAGACATACTCAACGTTTTAAAATAA
- a CDS encoding chorismate mutase, with the protein MNIDALNEWLPLPAPGTPLVIAGPCSAESEEQVLRTAHALKEIPAVKVFRAGIWKPRTRPNNFEGLGELALPWLAKVKKETGLLTTTEVATAKHVELCLKAGIDILWIGARTTANPFSVQEIADALKGVDIPVMVKNPINADLQLWIGALERMNQAGISKLVAIHRGFSVAEKLEFRNDPLWRIPMELKVKFPELPLLCDPSHITGKRDLVQKVCQKAMDLDMNGLIIETHPDPEKAWSDASQQVTPEKLLNIISSLALKREYSQDKNYTEELNDLREQIDRLDNELIHTLKLRQQVVEKIATAKINQNITALQKGRFEELMKDRLVSAEKMGLSPDFIKEIFDSIHEQSVQIQTDLFEKNNK; encoded by the coding sequence ATGAATATCGACGCACTTAATGAATGGCTCCCTCTTCCCGCTCCAGGTACACCGCTGGTTATTGCTGGCCCGTGTTCTGCTGAATCTGAAGAGCAGGTGCTAAGAACAGCTCATGCATTAAAAGAAATCCCTGCAGTAAAAGTTTTCCGCGCAGGAATCTGGAAGCCGAGAACGCGTCCAAATAACTTTGAAGGTCTGGGAGAGCTTGCCCTTCCATGGCTGGCAAAAGTAAAAAAGGAAACTGGTCTTTTAACAACAACTGAAGTGGCGACTGCAAAACACGTTGAACTGTGTTTAAAAGCAGGAATTGATATTTTATGGATTGGTGCTCGCACGACGGCCAACCCATTTTCTGTTCAGGAAATTGCCGACGCTCTTAAGGGTGTAGACATTCCTGTCATGGTAAAAAACCCAATCAACGCTGATCTACAATTATGGATTGGCGCTTTAGAAAGAATGAATCAAGCAGGGATTTCAAAACTCGTTGCTATTCACCGCGGGTTTTCTGTCGCTGAAAAATTAGAATTTAGAAATGATCCTCTTTGGAGAATCCCGATGGAACTGAAAGTAAAGTTCCCGGAGCTTCCTCTTCTTTGCGATCCTTCTCACATTACTGGAAAAAGAGACCTGGTTCAGAAAGTCTGCCAAAAAGCGATGGACCTGGATATGAATGGTCTAATCATCGAGACTCACCCAGATCCGGAGAAAGCGTGGTCAGATGCTTCTCAACAAGTGACTCCAGAAAAACTTTTAAACATCATCTCATCTCTTGCACTAAAGAGAGAATACTCTCAGGATAAAAACTATACTGAAGAGTTAAATGACCTGCGCGAACAAATCGACCGCCTGGATAATGAACTTATCCACACGCTGAAACTAAGACAGCAAGTGGTGGAAAAAATCGCGACTGCAAAAATCAACCAAAACATCACAGCTCTACAAAAAGGGCGTTTTGAAGAACTGATGAAAGACCGTTTAGTCTCAGCTGAAAAGATGGGGCTTTCTCCTGACTTCATTAAAGAAATCTTCGATTCTATCCACGAGCAATCAGTTCAAATCCAGACAGACCTTTTTGAAAAGAACAACAAGTAG
- a CDS encoding class I SAM-dependent methyltransferase, translating to MSDTETKKPIALEAYEKLAEAFSEIAPAKAENAYIEQPAMRKAVGDVRGKKIFEAGCGPGILAEYLVHEGAKVVGFDVSPKMIDLAKKRVPDNATFFVADMAKPLPIEQDGQFDMVVASLSIDYIEDWSVPLSEFYRLLKPKGKFVFTIQHPIGSWNWYKPTSAFGVQYVEASWKGFTEEPVIMPDYYRSFEEVINPLIKAGFKILKVEDLKPIDALRTLDPYKFGKYSKLATFMCIIVEKE from the coding sequence ATGAGTGACACTGAAACTAAAAAACCGATAGCTTTAGAAGCTTACGAAAAACTTGCGGAAGCTTTTTCTGAAATTGCTCCGGCCAAAGCAGAAAACGCTTACATCGAACAACCTGCGATGAGAAAAGCAGTAGGGGATGTGCGCGGAAAAAAAATTTTCGAAGCAGGTTGCGGCCCGGGAATTTTAGCAGAGTACTTAGTGCATGAAGGGGCAAAGGTTGTGGGTTTTGATGTAAGCCCTAAAATGATTGACCTGGCAAAAAAACGCGTGCCTGATAATGCAACTTTCTTTGTTGCCGATATGGCCAAGCCTCTGCCTATTGAACAGGATGGACAGTTCGATATGGTCGTGGCGAGTCTGTCAATTGATTATATCGAAGACTGGAGCGTGCCTCTAAGCGAATTTTATCGACTGCTAAAACCAAAAGGAAAATTTGTTTTCACAATCCAACACCCAATTGGGTCTTGGAATTGGTACAAACCAACATCCGCTTTTGGGGTTCAGTATGTAGAAGCCTCGTGGAAGGGTTTTACTGAAGAGCCTGTGATTATGCCGGATTACTACCGTTCTTTTGAAGAAGTGATTAATCCTTTAATTAAGGCCGGGTTTAAAATCCTTAAGGTTGAAGACCTAAAGCCGATAGATGCCCTTCGCACACTAGATCCTTACAAGTTTGGAAAATATTCCAAACTGGCTACATTTATGTGCATTATTGTTGAAAAGGAATAG
- a CDS encoding potassium transporter Kup → MSARQDEKNLSTRYKYLMALSALGVVYGDIGTSPLYALKESFHHGHNIGITHDNIFGILSLIFWSLIIVISIKYLRYVLKADNKGEGGILALTALVTPRTDKHATKRKNLIRLGLFGTALLYGDGMITPSISVLSAVEGLELITPVFSPYIIPITIAILIGLFSVQKYGTDAVGKIFGPLTLFWFLTLGGLGIFNIIKEPSVLMAMNPYYAFHFFMENQWNGFLVLGSVFLVVTGGEALYSDLGHFGRQPIQRAWFAVVLPCLVLNYFGQGALLTHNPLAAKNPFFLMAPSWMLTPLVILATLSTVIASQALITGVFSITMQAVQLGYIPRVLIEHTSEKEFGQIYVKSMNRMLMIACILLVFFFKTSSNLAAAYGIAVTTTMGVTTILFYLVARQKWRWSRWKAGLICGFFLIIDLSFWGANLLKVVDGGWVPLAVGVFIFVMMTTWKKGRKLLAQRIRDEVIPLSLFLDKIDTQRPYRNPGIAIYMASGLKDTPYALIQSYEHYKSIHEHLIFLSVVTEEIPQVPQSRRVEVNSIGHGCYTVFVHYGYMERPNIPKELDGLQIGNILLNPNEATYFIGKERLFATEKPGMAIWREKLFAFQTANAQDATTFFQLPRKRVMEVGVQVEL, encoded by the coding sequence GTGTCAGCTAGGCAGGACGAAAAAAATCTTTCTACGCGCTATAAGTATTTAATGGCGCTCTCAGCATTAGGTGTTGTGTACGGAGATATTGGAACAAGTCCACTCTACGCACTTAAAGAATCATTTCACCACGGCCACAATATTGGCATCACTCACGATAACATCTTCGGAATTCTTTCACTGATTTTCTGGTCATTGATTATCGTTATCTCTATTAAGTATCTTCGTTACGTTTTAAAAGCAGATAATAAAGGGGAGGGAGGAATCCTTGCTCTGACTGCACTGGTAACTCCAAGAACAGATAAGCATGCAACAAAAAGAAAGAACCTGATTCGTTTAGGTCTTTTTGGAACGGCCCTGCTTTACGGTGACGGGATGATCACACCTTCGATCTCAGTTCTTTCTGCGGTAGAAGGGCTTGAACTTATCACGCCGGTTTTTTCTCCATACATTATTCCCATTACCATCGCGATTCTTATTGGTCTTTTCTCTGTTCAGAAGTACGGAACAGATGCCGTGGGAAAAATCTTTGGGCCGTTAACACTGTTTTGGTTTTTAACTCTTGGAGGGTTAGGGATTTTTAACATTATTAAAGAACCATCGGTTCTTATGGCGATGAACCCTTATTACGCGTTTCATTTTTTCATGGAAAATCAGTGGAACGGTTTTTTGGTTTTAGGTTCGGTCTTCCTGGTTGTTACCGGAGGAGAAGCGCTTTATTCAGACTTGGGTCACTTTGGAAGACAGCCGATTCAACGTGCGTGGTTTGCCGTTGTTCTTCCGTGTCTGGTTTTAAACTATTTTGGACAAGGTGCTCTTTTAACTCACAATCCACTTGCTGCTAAAAACCCGTTTTTCTTGATGGCACCAAGCTGGATGTTAACTCCGTTAGTAATCCTGGCAACACTTTCAACGGTTATTGCTTCTCAGGCCTTAATCACCGGGGTTTTCTCGATTACTATGCAAGCGGTGCAGTTGGGGTATATTCCACGCGTTCTTATTGAGCACACTTCAGAAAAAGAATTCGGACAAATTTACGTTAAGAGTATGAACCGCATGTTGATGATAGCGTGTATTCTTCTGGTCTTCTTCTTTAAGACTTCAAGTAACCTTGCCGCTGCTTACGGTATTGCCGTCACCACCACGATGGGGGTAACGACCATCCTGTTTTATCTAGTCGCTAGACAAAAATGGAGATGGAGTAGATGGAAAGCAGGACTTATCTGTGGTTTCTTCTTGATCATCGACCTTTCATTCTGGGGTGCCAACCTGCTTAAAGTTGTCGACGGCGGATGGGTTCCATTAGCGGTTGGGGTTTTCATCTTCGTCATGATGACGACATGGAAAAAAGGAAGAAAACTTCTTGCCCAAAGAATTAGAGATGAAGTTATCCCTCTAAGCCTTTTCTTAGATAAGATCGATACTCAAAGACCTTATAGAAATCCGGGAATTGCTATCTATATGGCAAGCGGATTAAAAGACACGCCGTACGCTTTGATTCAAAGTTACGAGCATTATAAATCAATTCACGAACACCTGATTTTCCTTTCAGTGGTTACAGAAGAAATCCCACAAGTTCCTCAATCAAGACGTGTGGAAGTTAACAGTATCGGACACGGCTGTTATACGGTCTTCGTTCACTATGGATATATGGAAAGACCAAACATTCCTAAAGAGCTTGATGGTCTTCAGATTGGAAACATTCTCCTGAATCCAAATGAAGCGACTTACTTCATTGGAAAAGAAAGGCTGTTTGCTACGGAAAAACCTGGTATGGCCATCTGGCGTGAGAAGCTTTTTGCTTTTCAAACGGCCAATGCTCAGGATGCGACAACATTCTTCCAGCTGCCTAGAAAGCGCGTAATGGAAGTCGGAGTTCAGGTCGAACTCTAA
- a CDS encoding peptidase E, protein MKTRKILAMGGGGFSMEPGNLLLDQFFFSLAEKQKPNVCFIGTASGDAQGYVDRFYDYMKDHDVTPSHLSLFKAPVGSLRDYVLSKDVIYVGGGNTRNLMTLWKEWGLDKILWEAYNNGVVLGGLSAGGLCWFEEGVTDSIPGSLTKLSCMNILKGSFCPHFDGEAERRPAYHNLILNGLKSGYACDDSAAVYFENEVFVESVSSVASASSYYVKSDGGKVLEEKIPTRYLGN, encoded by the coding sequence ATGAAAACGAGAAAAATTCTCGCTATGGGTGGTGGAGGATTTTCAATGGAGCCGGGCAACCTGCTTCTTGATCAATTCTTCTTTTCGTTGGCAGAAAAACAAAAACCGAACGTTTGCTTCATTGGCACGGCCAGTGGCGATGCCCAAGGTTATGTTGATCGCTTCTATGATTACATGAAAGATCATGATGTCACACCTTCACATCTTTCATTGTTTAAAGCTCCCGTCGGTTCTCTTCGCGATTACGTTCTTTCTAAAGATGTTATTTATGTCGGAGGAGGCAACACTCGAAACTTAATGACTCTTTGGAAAGAGTGGGGACTGGATAAGATTCTTTGGGAAGCTTATAACAACGGTGTGGTTCTTGGAGGGCTTTCGGCCGGAGGTCTTTGTTGGTTTGAAGAAGGTGTGACCGATTCAATTCCTGGAAGCCTGACTAAACTTTCATGTATGAACATACTTAAAGGCTCATTCTGTCCGCACTTTGATGGAGAAGCAGAAAGACGTCCCGCTTATCACAACTTGATTTTAAATGGTCTTAAAAGTGGTTATGCCTGTGATGACAGTGCTGCCGTTTATTTTGAGAATGAAGTTTTTGTGGAGTCGGTGTCTTCGGTGGCAAGTGCTTCGTCATACTATGTGAAAAGTGACGGTGGAAAAGTTCTGGAAGAGAAAATCCCCACTCGTTATTTAGGCAACTAA